The bacterium genome has a window encoding:
- a CDS encoding uroporphyrinogen decarboxylase — GGDVIGLDWRVRLGEAWAQVGEAAVQGNLDPCVLLGPPEYIRERAGEVLRQAAGRPGHIFNLGHGVFPMTEVDRVKMLVNFVHEWSG, encoded by the coding sequence GGGCGGGGATGTCATCGGGCTCGACTGGCGGGTCCGCCTCGGGGAGGCCTGGGCGCAGGTGGGGGAGGCGGCGGTGCAGGGCAATCTCGATCCCTGCGTGCTGCTCGGCCCGCCGGAGTACATCCGGGAGCGGGCGGGAGAGGTGCTGCGCCAGGCGGCGGGGCGCCCCGGCCACATCTTCAACCTCGGGCACGGGGTTTTTCCCATGACCGAGGTGGATCGCGTCAAGATGCTGGTGAATTTCGTTCACGAATGGAGCGGCTGA